In Halarcobacter bivalviorum, a genomic segment contains:
- a CDS encoding TRAP transporter large permease, translating to MIGIVMFFTALFMLIIGFPVAFTFAAVSVFFGIFAGFVEIFSYAEEGTALTQLLASGWAEGIAMFDYMPFRIYSIQQSTILMAIPMFIFMGIVLQKTGLAEKLLESMGFLFGEIRGGVAISTVLVGTLLAASTGVVGASVVAMGVISLPVMLKYKYNTELATGTICASGTLGQIIPPSIVLIILGDVFQVPVGDLFSSAVGPGLALVGAYILFILAVSFIRKDMAPAIPADPSRGNKKKQVIRALIDIIPSLTLIILVLGSIFEGIATPTESAAVGCVGAIGLSLLYRTFTVGMVKEAALESVKITSMVFGILIGATAFSMVFSYTGGEEVVEHAMTSLPGDDKWGFVIFTMLAILILGFFIDFIEISYIIVPILIPVAETLGINPVWFAILIAMNLQTSFLTPPFGFSLFYLKGCAPAGVTTAQIYRGVLPFIVIQIIVLGIVAFYPEIFGMSADI from the coding sequence ATGATTGGTATAGTAATGTTCTTTACTGCATTGTTTATGCTAATCATTGGATTTCCAGTAGCATTTACTTTTGCAGCAGTTTCAGTATTTTTTGGGATTTTTGCAGGTTTTGTAGAAATTTTCTCTTATGCAGAAGAGGGTACTGCTTTAACTCAACTTCTAGCTTCAGGATGGGCTGAAGGTATTGCAATGTTTGATTATATGCCTTTTAGAATCTACTCTATTCAGCAAAGTACTATTTTAATGGCAATTCCAATGTTTATTTTTATGGGAATTGTTTTACAAAAAACTGGACTTGCTGAAAAACTTTTAGAATCAATGGGCTTCTTATTTGGAGAGATTAGAGGTGGGGTTGCAATTTCAACTGTATTAGTTGGTACATTATTAGCAGCTTCTACAGGTGTTGTTGGTGCTTCAGTTGTAGCAATGGGAGTTATCTCACTTCCTGTAATGCTTAAGTATAAATATAATACTGAACTTGCAACGGGAACTATCTGTGCTTCTGGTACTTTAGGGCAAATTATTCCTCCTTCAATTGTTTTAATTATTTTAGGGGATGTTTTCCAAGTTCCAGTTGGAGACCTATTCTCATCAGCAGTTGGACCGGGTCTTGCTTTAGTTGGTGCTTATATTCTATTTATTTTAGCAGTATCATTTATTAGAAAAGATATGGCTCCTGCAATTCCAGCAGATCCAAGTAGAGGAAATAAAAAGAAACAAGTTATTAGAGCTTTAATTGATATTATTCCTTCTTTAACACTAATTATCTTAGTTCTTGGTTCTATTTTTGAAGGTATCGCAACACCAACAGAATCAGCAGCAGTTGGATGTGTTGGTGCTATTGGTTTATCACTTTTATATAGAACATTTACTGTGGGAATGGTAAAAGAAGCAGCTTTAGAGTCAGTTAAAATTACATCAATGGTATTTGGTATCTTAATTGGTGCAACAGCATTCTCGATGGTATTTTCATATACTGGTGGAGAAGAGGTTGTTGAGCATGCAATGACAAGTTTACCAGGTGATGATAAATGGGGATTTGTAATCTTTACAATGTTAGCAATCTTAATTTTAGGATTCTTTATTGACTTTATTGAGATTTCATATATTATTGTTCCTATTTTAATTCCAGTTGCTGAGACTTTAGGAATTAACCCTGTATGGTTTGCGATTTTAATTGCAATGAATTTACAGACTTCATTCTTAACTCCTCCATTTGGTTTCTCCCTTTTCTATCTAAAAGGATGTGCACCAGCTGGTGTTACAACTGCTCAGATATATAGAGGAGTATTGCCATTTATTGTCATCCAAATAATCGTATTAGGAATTGTAGCCTTCTACCCAGAAATATTTGGAATGTCTGCAGATATATAG
- a CDS encoding response regulator transcription factor, producing MKILLLEDNKKLNATIKKRLELKGYKVFSFIDGQEALNSIDEGFSCFILDINVPNIDGIKILKKIRNYYTVVPIIIISATVELDMIKEAYDFGCNDYLKKPFFIDELEIKVEKLCQVKDEKEYFDKDSYFDYKSSTLCIDNEEQRLTKKERLLMNLFLTKKNQVLTYEAIENYVWEGSFASIESIRSLVRRLRKVVKKDYIHTVVDTGYIFKTD from the coding sequence ATGAAAATTCTACTATTAGAAGATAATAAAAAATTAAATGCAACAATTAAAAAAAGACTTGAATTAAAAGGTTATAAAGTTTTTAGTTTTATAGATGGACAAGAGGCTTTAAATAGTATTGATGAAGGCTTTTCCTGTTTTATTTTAGATATAAATGTTCCAAATATAGATGGAATTAAAATCTTAAAGAAGATAAGAAACTATTACACTGTAGTCCCTATTATTATAATTAGTGCAACAGTTGAGCTAGATATGATAAAAGAGGCTTATGATTTTGGCTGTAATGATTATTTAAAGAAACCTTTTTTCATAGATGAATTAGAAATAAAAGTAGAAAAACTTTGTCAAGTAAAAGATGAAAAAGAGTATTTTGACAAAGATTCTTACTTTGATTATAAATCTTCAACTTTATGTATTGATAATGAAGAACAAAGACTTACAAAAAAAGAGAGATTACTTATGAATCTTTTTTTAACAAAGAAAAATCAAGTACTAACTTATGAAGCAATTGAGAATTATGTTTGGGAAGGTTCATTTGCTTCAATTGAATCAATTAGGTCTTTAGTGAGAAGATTAAGAAAGGTTGTAAAAAAAGATTATATTCATACTGTAGTTGATACTGGATATATATTTAAAACTGACTAA
- a CDS encoding FAD-binding and (Fe-S)-binding domain-containing protein: MLEGKYQDFYDEVSKIIDTKNLFTDKLHTLAYGTDASFYRLIPKIVIKTDNAKEVEEILKLSNAMELSVTFRAAGTSLSGQAISDSILIVTSRNFRDFRISEDKSTISLQPALTGQEVNNLLAPYGKKIGPDPASINAAMIGGIAANNASGMCCGISQNSYKTLKSMKLIFADGTKLDTADEESKKAFRISHKEFLEGLENIAKETKADKELAALIEKKFKIKNTCGYSINALIDFDDVFEVLQHLIIGSEGTLAFIEEITYETVEDLKDKASALIYFKDVKEACTAVTKIKLAREAKTITVDAVELMDRAGLASIENDPAMPEYIKDFDENVTALLIETRAINDETLDTQIKELEELLEEFEVVRDIYFTKDVAEYTLYWKIRKGLFPAVGAVREVGTTVIIEDVAYPIEVLAEATLELQALFKKHGYSEALIFGHALEGNFHFVFTQDFSIESEVKRYDEFMNDVVSSVAVKYQGSLKAEHGTGRNMAAFIEVEWGKTAYSMMKRIKEVFDPKGLLNPGVIINDDAEAHLKNLKAMPATNEIVDTCIECGFCEPTCPSNDITLTPRQRIVINREISKLEREGNLEEAKEYKELYQYDGIETCATCSLCSTACPVKIDTGNLTKHLRTEQITPSADKIASFVANNFSTTLKGMKVGLSGANLMHKLLGTPSMRSFTSSMRSLSKDNLPQWSASLPRATTIDTHFEQKLDSKKVVYFPSCINRTMGRDSKTTVEEELFDVTVKLLQKAGYQILFPENLDNLCCGMPFSSKGFKKQAEQKSNELEHALQEISHFGEYPILCDTSPCTKKMLESFNSKMKLYEPIEFTLEVLKDNLEFNQIDEPITIHTTCSSRKMGLHEKFIELAKMCSTKVIVPENVKCCGFAGDRGFNFPELNTSALRFLKEDVKEAKYAFSTSKTCEIGLSETSGLDYNSIFYLIDKCTTTKK, translated from the coding sequence ATGTTAGAGGGAAAATATCAAGATTTTTACGATGAAGTATCAAAAATAATTGATACAAAAAATTTATTTACAGATAAGTTGCATACTTTAGCCTATGGAACAGATGCATCTTTTTATAGGCTAATTCCAAAAATAGTAATCAAAACAGATAATGCAAAAGAAGTAGAAGAGATTTTAAAACTATCTAATGCCATGGAATTAAGTGTAACTTTTAGAGCTGCTGGTACTTCACTTTCTGGTCAAGCAATTAGTGATTCTATTTTAATAGTTACGTCAAGAAATTTTAGGGACTTTAGAATTTCTGAAGATAAAAGTACAATCTCATTACAACCAGCCCTTACAGGTCAAGAAGTAAATAATTTACTTGCTCCATATGGAAAAAAAATAGGACCAGACCCAGCAAGTATAAATGCTGCTATGATTGGTGGAATTGCTGCAAATAATGCCTCTGGTATGTGTTGTGGAATTTCTCAAAACTCATACAAGACTTTAAAGTCTATGAAACTAATCTTTGCCGATGGTACAAAACTTGATACAGCAGATGAAGAGTCTAAAAAAGCTTTTAGAATTTCTCATAAAGAGTTCTTAGAAGGTTTAGAAAATATTGCAAAAGAGACAAAAGCAGATAAAGAGTTAGCAGCTTTAATTGAAAAGAAATTTAAAATTAAAAATACATGTGGTTACTCAATAAATGCTCTTATTGATTTTGATGATGTTTTTGAAGTTTTACAACATTTAATTATTGGAAGTGAAGGAACTTTAGCCTTTATTGAAGAGATTACTTATGAGACAGTTGAAGATTTAAAAGATAAAGCTAGTGCTTTAATTTATTTTAAAGACGTAAAAGAAGCCTGTACAGCGGTTACTAAAATAAAATTAGCAAGAGAAGCAAAAACTATTACTGTTGATGCGGTTGAACTTATGGATAGAGCAGGATTAGCAAGTATTGAAAATGACCCTGCAATGCCAGAGTATATTAAAGATTTTGATGAAAATGTAACGGCACTTTTAATTGAAACAAGAGCAATAAATGATGAAACTTTAGATACTCAAATCAAAGAACTTGAAGAGTTACTTGAAGAGTTTGAAGTTGTAAGAGATATCTATTTTACAAAAGATGTTGCAGAATATACTCTTTATTGGAAAATTAGAAAAGGACTATTCCCCGCAGTTGGTGCTGTAAGAGAAGTAGGAACAACTGTTATTATTGAAGATGTTGCTTATCCTATTGAAGTATTAGCCGAAGCTACTTTAGAACTACAAGCTCTGTTTAAAAAGCATGGATATAGTGAAGCCTTAATTTTTGGACATGCTTTAGAAGGAAACTTCCACTTCGTATTTACTCAAGACTTTTCAATTGAAAGTGAAGTGAAAAGATATGATGAATTTATGAATGATGTAGTTTCTTCTGTTGCAGTAAAATATCAAGGAAGTTTAAAAGCTGAACATGGTACGGGTAGAAATATGGCTGCATTTATTGAAGTAGAGTGGGGGAAAACTGCTTATTCAATGATGAAAAGAATCAAAGAAGTATTTGATCCTAAAGGTTTATTAAATCCTGGTGTTATCATAAATGATGATGCAGAAGCACACCTTAAGAATTTAAAAGCAATGCCTGCAACAAATGAAATAGTTGACACTTGTATTGAGTGTGGTTTCTGTGAACCTACTTGTCCTTCAAATGATATTACTTTAACTCCAAGACAAAGAATTGTTATAAATAGAGAGATTTCAAAACTTGAAAGAGAAGGAAATCTTGAAGAAGCAAAAGAGTATAAAGAGCTTTATCAATATGATGGAATAGAGACTTGTGCAACTTGTTCTTTATGTTCAACAGCATGTCCAGTTAAGATTGATACAGGAAATTTAACAAAACATTTAAGAACAGAGCAAATTACTCCAAGTGCAGATAAAATAGCCTCTTTTGTGGCTAATAACTTTTCAACAACTCTAAAAGGGATGAAAGTTGGATTAAGTGGTGCAAATTTAATGCATAAGCTTTTAGGAACACCAAGTATGAGAAGCTTTACTTCTTCTATGAGAAGTCTAAGTAAAGATAATCTTCCACAATGGAGTGCAAGTCTTCCACGAGCAACTACTATTGATACACACTTTGAACAAAAATTAGATAGTAAAAAAGTTGTATATTTTCCTTCTTGTATTAATAGAACAATGGGAAGAGATAGTAAAACTACAGTAGAAGAAGAGTTATTTGATGTAACAGTAAAATTACTACAAAAAGCTGGTTACCAAATTCTATTTCCAGAGAATTTAGATAATTTATGTTGTGGAATGCCTTTCTCTTCAAAAGGTTTTAAAAAGCAAGCTGAACAAAAATCAAATGAGTTGGAACATGCTTTACAAGAGATTAGTCATTTTGGGGAATATCCAATCCTTTGTGATACAAGTCCTTGTACTAAAAAAATGCTTGAGAGTTTTAATAGTAAAATGAAACTATATGAACCAATTGAGTTTACTCTTGAAGTATTAAAAGATAATTTAGAGTTTAATCAAATAGATGAGCCAATTACTATTCATACAACTTGTTCTTCAAGAAAAATGGGCTTACATGAGAAGTTTATAGAACTAGCAAAAATGTGTTCTACTAAAGTAATAGTTCCTGAGAATGTAAAATGTTGTGGATTTGCAGGAGATAGAGGATTTAATTTTCCTGAATTAAATACTTCGGCTCTTAGATTCTTAAAAGAGGATGTAAAAGAAGCAAAATATGCTTTCTCTACTTCTAAGACTTGTGAAATAGGCTTAAGTGAGACATCGGGACTTGATTATAATTCAATTTTCTATTTAATTGATAAGTGTACAACAACAAAAAAATAG
- a CDS encoding peptidylprolyl isomerase, translating into MMTKLLLVFLTLTTMSFAQLVDAIALTVNDQPITLYDIEKRKVEANLPRDKAVAQLIDEVLFEQLVEEHNITADIFDVNNYLEKIAASNGMDLYTFKSIVKQKYQDYSAYEEQTRQMIIRQKLTDKLVRGNIKIATEDDLKIYYENNKNLFSTASTVRAVQYSSPSNEALQKAIRNPMENVKDVKKANIELNQANLNPQLRYILNETKVNQFTPVFTSNKQYVSLLISEKGNSQTLAFEDVKDRIFNMIMQDREKKYLKDYFEKLKLSADIKIVR; encoded by the coding sequence ATGATGACTAAACTACTTCTTGTTTTCTTAACGCTAACTACAATGTCTTTTGCACAATTAGTTGATGCAATTGCTCTAACTGTAAATGACCAACCAATTACTCTTTATGATATTGAAAAGAGGAAAGTTGAAGCTAATCTTCCAAGAGATAAAGCTGTAGCACAACTTATTGATGAGGTTCTATTCGAACAATTAGTTGAGGAACACAATATTACAGCAGATATTTTTGATGTAAATAATTATTTAGAAAAAATTGCAGCTTCAAATGGAATGGATTTATATACTTTTAAATCTATCGTTAAACAAAAGTATCAAGATTATAGTGCTTATGAAGAGCAAACTAGACAAATGATTATTAGACAAAAACTTACAGATAAACTTGTAAGAGGGAATATTAAAATTGCTACAGAAGATGATTTAAAAATCTATTATGAAAATAATAAGAATCTATTTAGTACAGCTTCTACTGTAAGAGCAGTTCAATACTCTTCACCTAGTAATGAAGCTTTACAAAAAGCGATTAGAAATCCAATGGAAAATGTAAAAGATGTTAAAAAAGCTAATATTGAATTAAATCAAGCTAATTTAAATCCTCAATTAAGATATATTTTAAATGAGACAAAAGTTAATCAATTTACTCCTGTTTTTACATCAAATAAGCAATATGTTTCTTTATTAATTTCTGAAAAAGGGAATTCTCAAACACTTGCTTTTGAAGATGTGAAAGATAGAATATTTAACATGATTATGCAAGATAGAGAAAAGAAATATTTAAAAGACTATTTTGAAAAATTAAAACTATCTGCAGATATTAAAATAGTAAGATAA
- a CDS encoding TRAP transporter small permease subunit translates to MLLKLEKGFNKFADFIGFITAVAMVLMILNVFYDVVMRYFFKSGSIAMQEMEWHLFSVIILLGIAYTLKEDGHVRVDLVYDRFSPKRKALINMVGSVIFILPIALLVGLSSINNAYEAYLSMEQSGDPGGLPYRWIVKALIPLSFFLLIITTIGFFIRNLNIYKGLHPMEEYNLKGEIENLKCDLSEKKHHVVDIDPYANEDKKGETK, encoded by the coding sequence ATGTTGTTAAAATTGGAAAAAGGGTTCAATAAATTTGCAGATTTTATTGGATTTATAACAGCAGTAGCTATGGTTCTAATGATTTTAAATGTATTTTATGATGTAGTTATGAGATACTTTTTTAAATCAGGAAGTATTGCTATGCAAGAGATGGAATGGCATCTATTTTCAGTAATTATACTTCTTGGTATTGCATATACATTAAAAGAAGATGGTCATGTTAGAGTTGACTTAGTTTATGATAGATTTAGTCCAAAAAGAAAGGCTTTAATTAATATGGTAGGGTCAGTAATATTTATTCTACCAATTGCTCTTTTAGTAGGACTTAGCTCAATTAATAATGCTTATGAAGCATATCTTTCGATGGAACAAAGTGGCGATCCAGGAGGACTTCCTTATAGATGGATTGTAAAAGCACTTATACCTTTATCATTTTTCTTACTAATTATCACAACTATTGGATTTTTTATTAGAAATCTAAATATTTACAAAGGTTTACATCCAATGGAGGAGTATAACTTAAAAGGTGAAATTGAAAATCTAAAATGCGATTTAAGTGAGAAAAAACATCACGTAGTAGATATAGACCCTTATGCAAATGAGGATAAAAAAGGAGAAACAAAATGA
- a CDS encoding ABC transporter substrate binding protein gives MRLILILFLLFTSLFASKEVLLLHSYHKGYKWSDDISSEIEKRFKNEKDIDLTTIYMDTKHVASPLYLNKLAQLYKEQFSTRDFDIIIASDNNAFEFAIRYHEYLFKDLPVLFCGINNFDRAFLGENNMKNYMSGVVEQVDLEKNFELISKIHPNLEKLLIINDKSKTGLAVKRDLRPVIEKYSQKFKIEYVDNLDIDNLKKKVINLDKTKSALLFVLLFKDKTGKFFTYKQSFKKVREVSQVPIYGLWDFYLDYGMVGGLLTSAKAQGEAVANMTIQVLNGKDVKTIPIIEKSPNRYIFDYKELDRFDINIDKILEDYEVINEPHGFFRKYTKLVVVTLIIIAILLIMVFSMKANIQRRMRVEKDLQNRIKFDKVLLDTLPNPIYYKNKDGKFLGCNKAFSELLNIPKKDVVGKTAKDFFAADIAARNETVDRKLLHSLGTDTSEVTLHLADNQMRHIIIKKAVYLNNDSSIGGIVCIMDDITERIQQKQFLIQQGKLAEMGDMVAAIAHQWNEPLVELSAQVQDIQTSFILNELKDSQVQEFVNDSMVQIKYMSQTLSDFRNFLKPSTKKVFFSIKQSFEEIFEIIGKQIFYSNINMRVNYNYKEDDLIIFGYENEFKQVLLNLINNAKNKIIDKNTNDKYNLTINVEESEKYNIIEIIDDGGNIDSNIIDKIFEPYFTTKKRGTGFGLYMAKVIIEDKMKGHITAQNRDKNVVFTIKLPKKEAKNENSTIRR, from the coding sequence TTGAGATTAATACTAATTTTATTTTTACTTTTTACTTCACTCTTTGCCTCTAAAGAGGTTTTGTTACTTCATTCTTACCATAAAGGTTATAAATGGAGTGATGATATCTCTTCAGAGATTGAAAAGAGATTTAAAAATGAAAAAGATATAGACCTTACAACAATTTACATGGATACCAAACATGTAGCCTCTCCTCTTTATTTAAATAAATTAGCACAACTTTATAAAGAACAATTTTCAACAAGAGACTTTGATATCATAATTGCAAGTGACAATAATGCCTTTGAGTTTGCAATTAGATACCATGAGTATCTTTTTAAAGATTTACCCGTTTTATTTTGTGGAATCAATAACTTTGATAGAGCTTTTCTTGGTGAAAATAATATGAAAAACTATATGAGCGGAGTTGTTGAGCAAGTAGATTTAGAAAAAAACTTTGAGCTTATTTCTAAAATACATCCCAACTTGGAGAAACTTCTTATTATAAATGACAAATCTAAAACAGGTTTAGCTGTAAAAAGAGATTTAAGACCTGTAATTGAGAAATATTCTCAGAAGTTTAAAATAGAATATGTCGATAATTTAGATATTGATAATTTAAAAAAGAAAGTTATAAACTTAGATAAAACAAAAAGTGCTCTTTTATTTGTACTCTTATTTAAAGATAAAACAGGGAAGTTTTTTACTTATAAGCAGAGCTTTAAAAAAGTAAGAGAAGTTAGTCAAGTACCTATTTATGGACTTTGGGATTTTTATTTAGATTATGGAATGGTTGGTGGTTTATTAACTTCTGCAAAAGCTCAAGGTGAAGCTGTTGCAAATATGACAATACAAGTTTTAAATGGGAAAGATGTTAAAACTATTCCTATTATAGAAAAATCTCCAAATAGATATATCTTTGATTATAAAGAGCTAGATAGATTTGATATAAATATTGATAAGATTTTGGAAGATTATGAAGTAATAAATGAACCCCATGGTTTTTTTAGAAAATATACAAAATTAGTAGTTGTAACCCTTATAATTATAGCAATTTTATTAATTATGGTTTTTTCTATGAAAGCAAATATTCAAAGAAGAATGAGAGTAGAGAAAGATTTACAAAATAGAATTAAATTTGATAAGGTTTTATTAGATACTTTACCAAATCCAATTTATTATAAAAATAAAGATGGTAAATTTTTAGGTTGTAATAAAGCCTTCTCTGAACTTTTAAATATCCCTAAAAAAGATGTAGTAGGTAAAACAGCAAAGGATTTCTTTGCCGCTGATATTGCTGCTAGAAATGAAACAGTAGATAGAAAACTTCTTCACTCTTTAGGTACAGATACTTCTGAAGTAACTCTGCATTTAGCAGATAATCAAATGAGACATATAATCATCAAAAAAGCAGTATATTTAAATAATGATAGCTCAATTGGTGGAATAGTATGTATTATGGATGATATTACAGAACGAATTCAGCAAAAACAGTTTTTAATTCAACAAGGTAAATTAGCTGAGATGGGAGATATGGTTGCTGCAATTGCACACCAGTGGAATGAGCCTTTAGTTGAGCTATCTGCACAAGTTCAAGATATACAAACCTCTTTTATTTTAAATGAGTTAAAAGATAGTCAAGTACAAGAGTTTGTAAATGACTCTATGGTACAAATAAAATATATGTCACAAACTTTAAGTGATTTTAGAAACTTTTTAAAACCTTCTACAAAAAAAGTATTTTTTTCTATTAAACAATCTTTTGAAGAGATTTTTGAAATTATTGGAAAACAAATTTTCTATTCAAATATAAATATGAGAGTAAACTACAACTATAAAGAGGATGATTTAATCATTTTTGGATATGAAAATGAGTTTAAACAAGTTTTATTAAATCTAATCAATAATGCAAAAAATAAGATTATTGATAAAAATACAAATGATAAATACAATCTTACTATAAATGTAGAAGAGTCAGAAAAGTATAATATAATAGAGATTATTGATGATGGAGGAAATATTGATTCAAATATAATAGACAAAATATTTGAACCATATTTTACAACTAAAAAGAGAGGTACGGGGTTTGGTCTTTATATGGCAAAGGTAATAATTGAAGATAAAATGAAAGGTCATATAACAGCACAAAATAGAGATAAAAATGTAGTTTTTACAATAAAACTGCCAAAAAAAGAGGCGAAAAATGAAAATTCTACTATTAGAAGATAA
- a CDS encoding TRAP transporter substrate-binding protein, whose amino-acid sequence MNMFGKPTKLIAAAALIAGLSTQALAEKVYKWKLATTWGPTLHPFIDAPTNMAKMVEEMSDGRLIIRVDASNKHKSALGILDMVKGGQYDMGHSASYYWKGKDINTLPFSTMPFGMTTPEQYAWFYHGGGMDLMKRVYKKHKVLSFPGGSSGNQMGGWFRKEINTVDDLKGLKMRIPGFAGEVMAKLGLTVTNIAPGELYTSLERGTIDALEWVGPGMDINMGFNKIAPYYYTGWHEPGLDLQFLVNEKKFNRLPKDLQQILITAMRASAYDMYIQNYHMSSEAWAKIEKEYPNIKIKTFPKEVMDAMKKANTELREEMTKGQPMLKEILDSQEAYQKKVREWTKMSDYIYLKDNL is encoded by the coding sequence ATGAATATGTTTGGTAAACCAACTAAACTTATTGCAGCGGCAGCACTTATCGCGGGGTTAAGTACTCAAGCTTTAGCAGAAAAAGTATATAAATGGAAACTGGCTACTACATGGGGGCCAACACTACATCCATTTATTGATGCACCAACAAACATGGCAAAAATGGTTGAAGAGATGTCTGATGGAAGATTAATCATCAGAGTAGATGCTTCAAATAAACATAAATCTGCTTTAGGTATTTTAGATATGGTAAAGGGTGGTCAATATGACATGGGTCACTCAGCATCATATTACTGGAAAGGTAAAGATATTAATACTTTACCATTTAGTACAATGCCTTTTGGTATGACTACACCTGAACAATATGCATGGTTCTATCACGGTGGTGGTATGGATTTAATGAAAAGAGTATACAAAAAACATAAAGTATTATCTTTCCCTGGTGGAAGTTCAGGAAATCAAATGGGTGGTTGGTTTAGAAAAGAGATCAACACTGTAGATGACCTAAAAGGTCTTAAAATGAGAATTCCAGGTTTTGCTGGTGAAGTTATGGCAAAATTAGGACTTACTGTTACTAATATTGCTCCAGGTGAATTATATACTTCTTTAGAAAGAGGTACAATTGATGCACTAGAGTGGGTTGGGCCTGGTATGGATATCAACATGGGATTCAATAAAATTGCTCCTTATTATTATACTGGTTGGCATGAGCCAGGATTAGATTTACAATTTTTAGTAAATGAGAAAAAATTTAATAGGTTACCAAAAGACTTACAACAAATTTTAATTACTGCAATGAGAGCTAGTGCTTATGATATGTATATTCAAAACTATCACATGAGTTCTGAAGCTTGGGCAAAAATTGAAAAAGAGTATCCAAATATTAAAATTAAAACTTTCCCTAAAGAAGTTATGGATGCTATGAAAAAAGCAAATACTGAGTTAAGAGAAGAGATGACTAAAGGTCAACCAATGTTAAAAGAGATTTTAGACTCTCAAGAAGCTTACCAAAAGAAAGTTAGAGAGTGGACAAAAATGTCTGACTACATTTACTTAAAAGATAACTTATAA